Below is a genomic region from Numenius arquata chromosome 8, bNumArq3.hap1.1, whole genome shotgun sequence.
CTCCTTGGTGCTTCATTATGCTGGGGAATCCTTGTGGCCCATGGTACACAGAGCCCATGAGGAGATGGTCCGTCCTTACTCCTCTCCCCACGCAGACAAAACCATCCTGTTACTACACCCTACCCACCGAATTGCTGTTCAGGGTAGAGCTCACTGAAAAGAATATTATCATCTCACTAATCAGAGACATTTTAACTGCACTCAAACTGCTTCTGCCAAAATTCAGCTTTGGTGACTAAGAGTCTTTAAAAAACCCCCAATTTTTCTTTGCTCCAACCCATTCCTGACTCAAAACACTAATCCCCTTTGTGCCTTTCCTCCAGAACCAGTCCCAACCTGCAGCCCCTTCCATCTGGTAAAAAAACATCTGCAAAGCTTCgcttaaaaagcagcaaaaagcccCATGGGAGTGCATTGGAAAAGAGCaccttttcctcctgtcccaaggcAGGGCTGGCGCAAGGAGCTGGCTGCAGGGTCTGCCTTAGGATGGGGCAGAAATAGCTTCTGTGCACTTAAAGGATGTTACAgtgccccccctcccgcccccattACTGTGCTTACAGTCCACCGGATTGACAAGGATATTGTAAAACTCCCATGGGATTACACATTCTCTCTTCAAGGAGGAGTTTTGATTGGTCTGCACAAAAATCTTTCgcagttcttaaaaataaactagAGAAAAAGCTAGTTCTCAAACATTACACAGCTGAAAACTatcacacaaaaaacaaacatcatTTTGAGCAACATATTTAAAGAGGTTTTTGATTTCCATTTGTTCAGAAgcttttttctatatatttaaatCCAGAAAGGATCCTCCTCCATAAAAGCCCTTGTTCATGTCTGGTTCTAAGCAGGTTAGCTAAGTTTCTTACGTAACTATTATGATAATCACAAGGCTAGCAGCTGCTTATGCtccttttgattttcttcttgctcttcctcccctccaagcAGGAGATGAGACGGGTTAAGAAAGTCACAAGGGCCATCTGAGTCCTGTCTATAGCTTCTGGGAATAAACTGCATTTAGAGCAGCAATTCAGGGACCAACAGAAAGTTGACTACAACTACCCTACTTTAAATCTGACTCTGTTCCTTACAAATTTTCAGTTTGTCGGGACATTTAGAAATAGCACTAAGATCTTCATTACGCTCATTTGGGCACCGACAGTTTTGCTAGCAGCAGTCTCTTGGGGTTTAAGGATCTGCTTTTGAACATGCCTCGCAGCCCGTGTGGCCTGAACAGTGCCCAGCATCCCAGAACCTGTGGGAGCAGGACTCTGGACTCTCTCAGCAGGCACCGATCTGCACAGGTTTACATTTCTCTCTGCAGAATGCAGCAAAACAAGCTTGGGACGCTTGTGACAATCCCTTTATCTTGGAGCTCTGTGGCCTAAGCATTTATGCATGGCATGTCCAGTCTTACCATGAACAAGTTTTCCAACATCACAGATTGTCACAATCACCTCCAGGAAGAGCAAGGATTAATTATTTGATGAAGTAGATTACATGCACCAAACTAACACAGAGGGTTGGGTGATCAGCTCACTGAATCAACAGAAGATGCGTTTcggtttttcagttttgtttttttttaaacaagtcttGAAGCACAGGGAAGTTCCTGAGAGCATATGATATGCCAGTATTTAAATCGAATAATCTTTAATGGGCCAATTTGCTTCAGGCAAACTCACAGAAAGGCCAGTGTAGgctgcagccacttaaaggcttACAACAGAAGTGTGCAAAGTTCTATTAAATGTAGCCTTTACAAAAATTCTTTGCATAGTATTTCAAAATTGGTCTAGAAGTCACCTTACAAATttgattctgaaaaataattactgagGTGATACTTTTAGGGTCACGTTTTATTGCAGCTGTGCACACATgcactctccctctctcctggggCCTAACACCACACAGCCCATAGTAAACCGAGCTATTATTTTCTCAGCACAACACTTCTTCATTCTGCTATAACTTGCACTGTAGGATAACCTGCACTAGGATGACTAGGACATCAAATTGTCCATAGACTCTCctgctttattaaataaaaaaaaaaaaaaaaaaaggcaagcagctCTTAGAACAGAAAAGTTTGAAAACCCTTGACTGAATCCATCCCATCTCGGGGAGGATCTGTCTACATCTGTATCAAACCTAGTAATATTTATCTAAACCATTCCTAAAAATTTCACACAATGAAAACTCCAAAACTTTGCCACAACTGTAATTACCTGAAGGCTTAATcccccttaaaaataaaaattgtggcccagctttttttttttttcctgtatttaagcCCACACCTTCTTAGATTATCCACCAGTTGCCAAACTCCAGAAATTGCACTTCTCTATGTTTTAGGAGGAAGGTCATGAATATAACATGCTAGCAAAAGTCTGGCAATAAAACACAGTTCTAAATATATTCTGGACAAACCCAGCATTGACTCCCTTTTCCTAGCTCACAGACCTCATTCCTACTGCAAATCTCAATCCTGTTTCTGAAGTAAACAGGACATCTCTACCACTCCTAAACTCTATAAAGAGGGAAGTATTTGTTTTTAGAAGGTATTCTGTGAAGGAAACTGTCTTTTCCAAACAAATAGTTACAATGAAATCAACAGGAGCACCTGCAACTTCCCACCAGGTTCTTAGAATGTTGGAACATTCAAAGCTCAagtgttaataaataaatatatatatcccgATTGTGACGCTACATATAATTATTTTTGTCCTGTATTCATAAGCAACATTAGCTATTCCTTTCATGAGTGGAAGGAATGGCAACTTTTCTCTTTAGAATGCACCTACTGTTAGAAGTCTGCAGTGACCTCATTAAAAGTTATTTCCGTAGCCACCAGGCTGTTTGCTTTTGAGTTACTAGTGGTTTCTCATGGAGCGGTAAGAACTCAAAATAGCTTAGCATGGGCCAAGCTCAGGCCACTGCCACCCATTTTTCTGTAGTTAATGCCTATCAAAGGGCTTCCTGTTGCTCTTACTGTGTTCCCTCTTTAACCTATCTTCTGTGTCTTGACTGACAGTGGAATTAACTTGAATCAGCACTGCCTTTCTCTGACCTATACACAAAGCCCAGGTCAGTCCCTGGCCTCACTAGGCCTATACAAACTATTGCAGCCACCATCCCTCCTGGCTAACGAGCGTTTGGGACACAGGGCTGGCTGAGCCACTCTGCCAGAGAGGACTTTGCTCACAGAAAGAGCAAGAATTTAAGTCTCAAAAGGCCTTACTTAGCAAGCAGAACTTTCTTGTTGAGGAAAGTGTCAGCTGAGAGAGCTCATTCCAGAAGTGAAACTCAACTATCTATTTTAAGCTTTCTTAATAATAAACAGGTATGCacagaacactttttttaaaaaaaaactagaaTAGCCCGGAAGAGCACAGGCAACGAACTATTTGCTTAGCCATGGCTGAATCATTAGGAAACATGCACCGAGATGTTGCTGTGCGTTGTGTAAATCACTGCTGGAACTGCAAATGTACCTGAACTAACGTGAGCGTGCAGATAAACACCTCTGtacagctgtgctggttttgttcaAACTTGTGTATTTACTCCCTGCGTTACCACGACAAAGATTTAGCGTAAAGTACCAAACAGATATTGCATGTAGTCTATGTCTTAGCATCTTCCTGGATATTGCCATCAGCCAGCTGAAGGTACGGCCGTTCCCGTTGCAGCCACACCTTCTGGCTTCGGGGTACACATACGGCCCAGCACCAAACTACACGTTTAGGTCATTGCCACAATGCAACAACGATTAATCTGGGATTGAGGGAATATACAAATCTGCCCTCCTAATTATTACATAGACATAGTTAattacaagggttttttttccctaattgaAATTATCCTGCTGTCACTTCACATACAAGGATTTAGcaaggaagagcagaaataaGAGAAGCACGGTAATCGCTTGTAACAGTGAATTCTGCTAGTTGTACAATGCTCACACAGAATCTATTCCTGAATATTCAAAACTCCCTACAAAGGATGAGAACCAGTTATTTTCATCTTGACATGTATCACATCACCCAGCTCGTCTCAAGTTTCAGAATTTGTATTTCAAACTCTGATTTACCACAGATTTATTTGCTGCTGTTCTCACTGactttttcttcctgtaactCTACATAATGTTAAAGGTCCCTATTATCATACCTTCCTTAAACAGATAAAAAACAAATCTCTTTAGAGCAataaacaactcttgtttttgaATTCTCTTATTTATTGTACACAAGTTTAGTCTTGGACCTCTACTCATTTTTGATGCTACCAAGTACAAGTCGGTGAGTGTCACCTCCACTTGCAAATTTAGCTGCCTAACATTCAGCATTTTAATACTGTggtatgtaatatatatatataaaatccacACTTTTCAGTGATGCTGAGTATCTAAAATTCAGCCACTTAAATAATACAGCAGCCTAACTTTATGTAGTTAAACTGAaggaaacaaaccaacaaaaaaaaaaaaagaacaaaactcgCAGTGACTTGTGCCAGTAAATTACAAATAGAACCATTGTACTACCCCTTCCACTTCAATTACACACTTGTCTCTGATTTTCATCAAGCTCCTCCAAGAAGTATAAATGacctataaaaatatttgtgaaatgagaaaatgaaatattatagTTTTGAAAAATTGTATTGATCTGTATATATATGCTTCCTGATGCAGCTAAGCGTATGGGAATTTTTATCCTAGTTCTCCAGGCACCAGATCAAACAGCTTCCCTGCCAAATGTTTGTTATTCACTTTGCACTCCAAACAATCAATATATAAGTCAGCAGTGATCCCTCTCAAATCCACTTTTTGCATACTTCATCTCCCTTACAAGCGGTGAATCATCACAGACCTTTCCTAACATTGTTTGTTTATTCAGTCATGTTATAATAGCACCCAATGATAACAAATGAAGTTGGTGCTTCATAGAGCAAATGTCCATGTCCCAAAGATCTTACAGTCTTAGGAGCTTATAATCAAAACCTCAAACTCTTTTAATATGGTTACTGGGCAGAAGAAAGAGCTGATAGAAAAAAACCGCATAGCAGACGGTATAGTAAACACAACTTAGTCATTCTGAAAAGCTTACACAAAGGCATTACAGCACAAAGCGAGCTTGTTGCTCTGTCGGCAAAGCATCCACAGAGGTGCTCATAGAGCAGGAGTCCCACATCTGATTTGCTTATCTGCTGCCATCACAGGGAGAAAAATTATGTCTTACCACAGTGATACCAATAACTGTGTGAGGCCACAGACACTGATGTTAAGCTGTTTAGACAAGCATTTTTCCTCAATCAGTCATTCTTCCTCCTTCAAGGAAAAACAGGCAGCTGGaccttttgcttttttccaatATTACTTTGGACTAGTTTGCATAACTATATTACCATTAATGTACCGGCTTAAAAGCACTTGCTGTAGAGTAGTATCTCAATTTCCAGACAGgacaaaattgaaaaaagaataaaaaaaggagaaagttccAATGAGATACCAGTAGGGATAAGAAAGTGGTTCCTCCATAGATGATTACTAAACCCACAAAATTCCTAGGGAATGATGGGTTAAGGAGCCTGTAGAGAAAGGATAACTGGCTTGCATTGGCACAATAAGCATCATCGTACTTCATACATCTCTGTATCTGCacactttttctctttccctgcctgtGAGTTTTTAAGGACATGGAGCTATCAGTAACAAACACCTGAAGCTCCAGAAATGCTTTTTCACAATAAACTGCCCTAGGAAAGTTACCACATGTAACTTAAATGTACTTTAAATGCATCATCTGGCTGTACAGCCACATTGTATCATAACTTCAACCCTCCTTATTCGCATGGCCCCTGCTGTTTGTCACATTGCAAGTCACTGCATTGtatctagaattaaaaaaaaaaaaaaaaaggaaacaaaggaaaaaaaaaaagaaacaaacaaaaaaatttcacaGCAAATATTTCTACCTGTTTGGTAAAATGACTCCTAATGTTTTGTGTATGGATAAACTGAGGAACTATGAAGAAATCAGGAGCAAAATTACAAAGGATTACAAGGATTACACATGAAGCATTTAAATCAATGAGAGATTAAAAGAATCATTTGAACAGAAAATCACAAATACAGCTCCAGAGTGAAAGCCACTGATTGGCACGATATACAAGACTAGACAGTAAAAGAGTGAAACAGTGAATGAAATCAACAGATGAACCTGTGGAATTTCCTTTGCTTGAGGAGTTAAAAACCGCAAGGCGTGACAAAGACTGTTAACATGGAGCCTGTAGCCGTAGATGTACTAAGTCTTTATAAGTTTTCCAAACATACAGCAGAAAGCATAATGAGAAATACTAATGCAACTTCATTTAGTCTTGTACTTTAAGTACTTAGAGTGCAAGTTTACTTTTATTAATCTAGCAATTTGTGGCAATTAATTAGAGATCAGTTCCCTTTAAGTATAATATAGAGTACTGGCAGAGTAATAGCAAACATAGCACATGTCAATGCCGTGCTGTAAATAGAATTTCTCTTGATCTGTGCTTCCAGTCTCCGCTCGGTATCACACAATTCTAAAATCACATCTCTCACGGCAGAAGCCTGGCCCTTACCCTCCGCAGAAGACCTTGGCATCACTCTTTCCATAGGTCTAGAATGGACGGCAAGTTTAACGCTCTGCACCTCAGAAATCACCTGCGCTATACTTTCCTGCAGACTGTTAAACTGCTCTTGTAAACTCCCTAGATGTGAACTGGCTTGTTTAGTGTAGTTCAGCTGTTCgtttaaaggaattaaaagagAATCTATTTTTATGGAGTCATTCCTGTCTTCTCTAGttaaagcaccttttatttcctgCGATGTCCTTGTTTGTAGCACATTTTTCAGGTCTGCTATGACGTCACTGAGATCCTTCTGCTGTATGTAATGGCTGGAGGCCTGTTCTTTGATGGCTTCTTGCAGATTTATTGGGGCCTTCTGTGCTTCAAGCACCAAGACTTTTAATTCTTGCAGCCTTACTCGATTTACATAGGTGGAACCAAGAACCCCTATAATGGCTCCCAGAACAGAACCAATAATAGACCAGTTCTTTGTTTTTTCAGCTCTTGTTCGCTCTTTCTCATGGCTTTCCCTTACAGCTGcggagaagagagagaatttttctctctcagattCTTCTGCATTTAAATATGCAGCTCGGTACCTCTTCTCTTCCTGCAAGAAACACAGTGATTTGGAGGAGAAGGTATAATATGAAGCTATAAAGTATATACTGAAAacttgccccccccccatcccagaaCCCCAGTGCAGATGAAGGAATGGAAATGAAGAACATTCATTAgttctgtttcaaatattttccttttaatgtggGATTTTCTTTATTAATCCTACTTAAGTCAGTGAGACATCATTTTAAGTCAAAaccaagaaacagaaaagttcATCGAGAATTACAGCTGGAGATCCTCTGCAAAAGAATCTGTCACATGCTGATGATAGAAAAGGTGTATGAGTGGGGAAAGTCTTTCTCTCcccataatgttcacttttttggccctccttgcttctccaaaCACTACCTTTACcacatttcttcctttcagttctAAAGCCCTTAAATGGGAACTGAAAATAGGACTGGTAAGGATATCTTGGATAGGTTCATC
It encodes:
- the CCDC51 gene encoding mitochondrial potassium channel, whose protein sequence is MGPMKYKSSVSSVSCGLQYHHSSIKWSPKINLHIVRTYCSPSPKRPEAKSAIEMAMGLLNRLTEAGTIMGKNSLQKISATGKSWWDRYEEFVGINEVREAQGKVTEAENIFMVARGIVREARENVEAQQIKLKEIRDRLDRVSRDDTQYLELATLEHRMLQEEKRYRAAYLNAEESEREKFSLFSAAVRESHEKERTRAEKTKNWSIIGSVLGAIIGVLGSTYVNRVRLQELKVLVLEAQKAPINLQEAIKEQASSHYIQQKDLSDVIADLKNVLQTRTSQEIKGALTREDRNDSIKIDSLLIPLNEQLNYTKQASSHLGSLQEQFNSLQESIAQVISEVQSVKLAVHSRPMERVMPRSSAEGKGQASAVRDVILELCDTERRLEAQIKRNSIYSTALTCAMFAITLPVLYIILKGN